A genome region from Nocardia sp. NBC_01730 includes the following:
- a CDS encoding nuclear transport factor 2 family protein produces MMRDFGIDLFDRWTAMWNGDLALADQIMAPEFTLRYAQPGATVYDDIHHPQALAAQIATSRESTPDLRFAPQGDAVIEMDDTRTGFVARPYGAQFTGTGGTPVAVSGTDILRTLNGVITEVWSVSGGPGGRSFY; encoded by the coding sequence ATGATGCGCGATTTCGGCATCGACCTATTCGACCGATGGACCGCGATGTGGAACGGCGACCTAGCGCTCGCCGACCAGATCATGGCCCCCGAGTTCACCCTGCGCTACGCCCAGCCCGGCGCCACCGTCTACGACGACATCCACCATCCGCAGGCTCTCGCCGCCCAGATCGCCACTTCGCGTGAATCGACACCCGACCTCCGATTCGCCCCTCAGGGTGACGCGGTCATCGAGATGGACGACACCCGAACAGGTTTCGTCGCCCGCCCTTACGGAGCACAGTTCACCGGCACAGGCGGCACACCCGTAGCCGTCAGCGGAACCGACATCCTACGCACACTCAACGGTGTGATCACCGAGGTCTGGTCGGTATCCGGCGGACCCGGCGGCCGCAGCTTCTACTGA
- a CDS encoding cutinase family protein, translating into MALREFFVRHRIASAAAAPAVLGVVAVVAASWALTSTPQTRNTQLTASVTECHDMVTISVAGRNDTPVAGTTKMLVGPNGEELPAALSGDHRSDWVDPVVNAPADAVDPGSYAAVYIAYPANMATYEDAVTTGVANTQQVMREIAKACPDTKFSIVGYSEGADVVRRVAMNVGHQEADRDGGYGIVDPADVVGVVILADAGRTAGEGPFPGAEDPFGSPDGFDQQYQNGTKPAPGQGALPGTSGDFGALNGKIASFCSDGDLTCAAPENISLLQLAVNVGRQLNVDALERDGLTPATGQDVAVALSRIALAAFADIQSQPNWVQSDETFLQVLLRVSDPAYKPGETPKAPAKSESISTNEMSPLAYLPQKVLNEIIGLIVTNQNTIPVIMSDPYQLTLGPNGTGHHFDYWRDANPSDGKPLTSAEYAAAWLTHLAKQAQAGEPVDTTAKPEAADLAAAYKAVAATSAAATSEPTKDAASSPKTTSTTPTKTTTTAPTKTTGAAATKTATSSEPTTPVPTTSASPSQTTSTAVTPKVATPPTPSSVAAPTETTKPTTTTPTTTTTESAVPTTTSAR; encoded by the coding sequence ATGGCTCTTCGCGAGTTCTTTGTACGGCATCGCATCGCTTCGGCTGCTGCTGCGCCGGCAGTGTTGGGGGTGGTGGCGGTCGTCGCTGCCTCGTGGGCACTGACATCAACGCCGCAAACCAGGAATACGCAGCTCACGGCATCCGTTACGGAATGCCACGACATGGTGACCATCTCGGTGGCCGGCCGCAACGACACTCCTGTCGCGGGGACCACGAAGATGCTTGTCGGGCCCAACGGTGAAGAATTGCCCGCAGCGCTGTCCGGTGACCATCGCAGCGATTGGGTCGATCCGGTCGTCAACGCACCGGCCGATGCCGTCGACCCCGGCTCGTACGCCGCCGTCTACATCGCGTATCCGGCGAACATGGCCACCTACGAAGACGCCGTCACCACCGGTGTCGCGAATACGCAACAGGTGATGCGGGAGATCGCGAAGGCATGCCCCGACACCAAGTTCTCGATCGTCGGATACAGCGAGGGCGCCGATGTCGTCCGCCGCGTCGCGATGAATGTCGGACATCAGGAGGCCGACCGGGACGGTGGATACGGGATCGTCGATCCGGCCGATGTCGTCGGTGTCGTCATCCTCGCCGACGCAGGTCGCACGGCGGGAGAGGGACCGTTCCCCGGCGCAGAGGATCCGTTCGGCAGTCCTGACGGCTTCGACCAGCAATATCAGAACGGGACGAAACCGGCGCCTGGTCAGGGTGCGCTGCCGGGCACCAGCGGTGACTTCGGTGCGCTGAACGGCAAAATCGCGTCGTTCTGCTCCGATGGCGATCTCACCTGTGCGGCACCGGAGAATATTTCACTGCTGCAGTTGGCGGTCAATGTGGGCCGACAGTTGAACGTCGACGCGCTCGAACGAGACGGCCTCACGCCGGCCACAGGGCAGGATGTCGCCGTTGCCCTCAGCCGTATCGCGCTTGCGGCGTTCGCGGACATTCAGTCGCAACCGAACTGGGTGCAGAGCGACGAGACCTTTCTCCAGGTACTGCTGAGGGTGTCGGACCCGGCATACAAGCCAGGTGAGACGCCGAAGGCTCCGGCGAAGTCGGAGTCGATCTCGACCAACGAGATGTCGCCGCTGGCCTACCTGCCGCAGAAGGTGCTGAACGAGATCATCGGTCTCATCGTGACGAATCAGAACACGATCCCCGTGATCATGAGCGACCCGTACCAGCTCACGCTCGGGCCGAACGGAACCGGTCACCACTTCGACTACTGGCGTGACGCCAATCCTTCCGACGGCAAGCCACTGACATCCGCCGAGTATGCGGCCGCCTGGCTCACACACCTGGCAAAGCAGGCGCAGGCTGGTGAGCCGGTCGATACGACTGCCAAGCCGGAAGCGGCCGACCTCGCCGCCGCGTACAAGGCGGTGGCGGCCACCTCGGCAGCGGCGACGAGCGAACCGACCAAGGACGCGGCCTCGTCACCGAAGACCACCAGCACCACCCCCACGAAGACAACCACAACCGCCCCAACGAAGACCACCGGTGCCGCCGCCACGAAGACCGCTACCAGTAGCGAACCGACGACCCCGGTGCCGACGACTTCGGCGTCGCCGTCCCAGACCACGAGCACGGCAGTCACACCGAAGGTGGCAACCCCGCCGACTCCGTCTTCGGTCGCGGCGCCCACTGAGACTACGAAGCCGACCACCACCACGCCGACCACCACGACAACGGAATCCGCAGTGCCAACCACCACCAGTGCGCGGTGA
- a CDS encoding nuclear transport factor 2 family protein, translating to MVVEELLRRIGSGDPEAIAELYAEDSDWKLDWPQAEHGRTATPWIRHRSTRADAAAHYRSLAEHHVPEEAATRVDRILVDGDDAVVLGEIRQTARPTGRAYRARFALHLTVEHGLITRHHIYEDSLAVAQAFGPTA from the coding sequence GTGGTAGTCGAGGAGCTGTTGCGCCGCATCGGTTCCGGCGATCCGGAAGCGATCGCCGAGCTGTACGCCGAGGACTCGGACTGGAAGCTGGACTGGCCGCAGGCCGAACACGGTCGTACGGCGACACCGTGGATCAGACACCGTTCGACCAGGGCGGACGCTGCCGCGCACTACCGCTCGCTCGCCGAGCACCATGTGCCGGAGGAGGCTGCGACGCGCGTCGACCGGATACTCGTCGACGGCGACGACGCTGTAGTACTGGGGGAGATCCGGCAGACCGCGCGCCCCACCGGACGCGCCTACCGTGCACGCTTCGCACTGCACCTCACGGTCGAGCACGGCCTGATCACCCGCCACCACATATACGAGGACAGTCTGGCCGTCGCCCAAGCTTTTGGTCCGACGGCGTAA
- a CDS encoding NAD(P)H-dependent flavin oxidoreductase, protein MRTEICERLGIEFPIFAFTHCRDVAAAVSNAGGLGVLGAVGFTAEELEVELAWLDEHVQGVYGVDLVIPSKYEGKGVDGLTPEQLEAKLAELVPQGHRDFAEKILADHGVPRLPDGEHHNQLLGWTATTAGPQVEVILRHPKAKLVANALGTPPDDVIEQVQDSGRLIGALCGSVKHALNHKNAGLDFIVCQGTEGGGHCGEISSLVLWPQVIDAVGDLPVLAAGGIGNGRQVAAAMAMGAAGAWTGSLWLTVEEANVPPAQMQTYIDASSHDTVRSRAWTGKPARMLRNDWTEAWEQADSPDPLPMPLQMMVALDGVKRGHRYPEAAKDVNFNPVGQIVGMMNRVERSADVINRLIEEYVEACDRLNKLNGGL, encoded by the coding sequence ATGCGTACCGAAATCTGCGAACGACTCGGGATCGAATTCCCCATCTTCGCGTTCACCCATTGCCGCGACGTGGCGGCCGCGGTCAGCAACGCCGGCGGTCTCGGCGTGCTCGGTGCGGTCGGCTTCACCGCCGAGGAGCTGGAGGTCGAGCTGGCCTGGCTCGACGAGCACGTGCAGGGCGTCTACGGCGTCGACCTGGTAATTCCCTCCAAGTACGAGGGCAAGGGTGTCGACGGCCTCACCCCCGAGCAGTTGGAAGCCAAGCTGGCCGAACTGGTTCCGCAGGGACACCGCGACTTCGCCGAGAAGATCCTCGCCGACCACGGCGTCCCCCGGCTGCCCGATGGCGAGCATCACAACCAGCTGCTCGGCTGGACCGCGACCACCGCGGGCCCACAGGTGGAGGTGATCCTGCGGCATCCGAAGGCGAAACTGGTCGCCAACGCACTCGGCACCCCACCTGATGACGTGATCGAGCAGGTACAGGACTCCGGCAGGCTGATCGGCGCGCTGTGCGGTTCGGTCAAGCACGCGCTCAACCACAAGAACGCCGGCCTAGATTTCATTGTCTGCCAGGGCACCGAGGGCGGCGGGCACTGCGGCGAGATCTCCTCCCTGGTGCTGTGGCCGCAGGTGATCGACGCCGTCGGCGACCTGCCGGTGCTCGCCGCGGGCGGCATCGGCAACGGCAGGCAAGTCGCCGCCGCGATGGCGATGGGCGCGGCGGGCGCATGGACCGGCTCGCTGTGGCTGACCGTCGAGGAGGCGAATGTGCCGCCGGCGCAGATGCAGACCTACATCGACGCCAGCAGCCACGACACCGTGCGTTCCCGTGCCTGGACCGGCAAGCCGGCCCGCATGCTGCGCAACGACTGGACCGAGGCATGGGAGCAGGCCGACAGTCCGGACCCGCTGCCGATGCCGCTGCAGATGATGGTCGCGCTGGACGGTGTGAAGCGCGGGCACCGTTACCCGGAGGCCGCCAAGGACGTCAATTTCAATCCGGTCGGCCAGATCGTCGGCATGATGAACCGGGTGGAGCGCTCCGCCGACGTGATCAACCGGCTCATCGAGGAGTACGTCGAGGCCTGCGACCGTCTCAACAAGCTCAACGGCGGGCTCTGA
- a CDS encoding class I SAM-dependent DNA methyltransferase, giving the protein MPYSTEDPAATELADVTTTRAAYDDIADLYADLFKHQLERQALDRAILAVFAESVADNGSGPVADLGCGPGRVTAHLATLGAEVFGIDLSARMVALARAEFPHLSFDQGSLEQLAIGSGALGGIVAWYSLIHIPPARVPRVLREFHRVLAAEGHVLLAFQTADLPDAVEAFDHKVTRAYRWAPKRLARLLTEAGFTMIARMVREPVPGERFGQAYLLASKVR; this is encoded by the coding sequence GTGCCTTATTCCACCGAGGATCCCGCGGCCACCGAGCTTGCCGACGTAACGACGACCCGCGCCGCCTATGACGACATCGCTGACCTTTATGCCGACCTTTTCAAGCACCAGCTCGAACGTCAAGCGCTCGACCGGGCGATCCTCGCCGTGTTCGCGGAGTCGGTGGCGGACAACGGTTCCGGGCCGGTGGCAGACCTCGGTTGCGGCCCGGGCAGGGTGACCGCGCACCTCGCGACGCTGGGTGCGGAAGTCTTCGGCATCGATCTCTCGGCCCGCATGGTCGCGCTCGCACGGGCGGAATTTCCACACCTGTCGTTCGACCAGGGTTCGCTAGAGCAGCTAGCGATCGGCAGCGGCGCACTCGGCGGCATCGTCGCCTGGTACTCGCTGATCCACATTCCGCCCGCTCGCGTCCCGCGGGTGTTGCGCGAGTTTCATCGGGTACTCGCAGCTGAAGGCCACGTGCTGCTGGCATTCCAGACGGCCGACCTGCCCGACGCGGTGGAGGCCTTCGACCACAAAGTGACTCGCGCCTACCGGTGGGCGCCGAAAAGGCTCGCGCGTCTGCTGACCGAAGCCGGGTTCACCATGATCGCCCGCATGGTCCGCGAGCCGGTTCCCGGCGAGCGGTTCGGCCAGGCCTACCTGCTGGCGTCGAAGGTTCGGTGA
- a CDS encoding GntR family transcriptional regulator, translating to MGSQTVVADVADELARRVAAGEYQPGDLMPSVRRVAEEFDMNRATAQLTLGRLESYGFVEARRGKGFTIRDVREVGGVDVYRQLFRFAIPMPGIAVEMFRDIVDVERNLVREALLAYTGSERQVDSAELKASIDELELTVRQDDPDLRRILAIEVMLVRRLLTALGHTMQRAILNSIGELVLEVPEAVEAFFAGAPDLHVLVWRALAAVWDSGSGPSDAQIALFEDLLGRYHEKVVLRFEELVGVVDEQSRGPHALLA from the coding sequence ATGGGATCCCAGACGGTGGTCGCCGACGTTGCCGATGAGCTGGCGCGCAGGGTTGCCGCAGGGGAATATCAGCCGGGGGATCTGATGCCGTCGGTGCGTCGGGTGGCCGAGGAGTTCGACATGAACCGGGCGACTGCGCAGCTGACCCTCGGTCGGCTGGAGTCGTACGGCTTCGTCGAGGCTCGGCGTGGCAAGGGATTCACGATCCGTGACGTCCGCGAGGTGGGTGGCGTCGACGTGTACCGCCAGCTGTTCCGGTTCGCTATTCCGATGCCGGGCATCGCGGTCGAAATGTTCCGCGACATCGTCGACGTCGAGCGCAACCTTGTGCGGGAGGCGCTGCTCGCGTACACCGGCAGCGAGCGGCAGGTAGATTCGGCCGAGCTGAAGGCTTCGATCGACGAACTCGAATTGACTGTGCGCCAGGATGATCCGGATCTTCGGCGGATTTTGGCCATCGAGGTCATGCTGGTGCGCAGGCTGCTTACCGCACTCGGGCACACCATGCAGCGGGCGATCTTGAACTCGATCGGCGAGCTGGTGCTCGAGGTTCCGGAGGCGGTCGAGGCGTTCTTCGCAGGCGCTCCAGATCTGCACGTGCTGGTCTGGCGGGCGCTCGCCGCGGTGTGGGACTCCGGCTCGGGACCGTCCGACGCGCAGATCGCCCTGTTCGAGGACCTGCTCGGCAGGTACCACGAGAAGGTGGTCCTGCGGTTCGAGGAACTCGTCGGCGTGGTCGATGAGCAGTCGCGCGGGCCGCACGCTCTGCTGGCATAG
- a CDS encoding WS/DGAT/MGAT family O-acyltransferase has translation MEFIAPADAVFLLAESREHPMHVGSLQLFEPPEEAGPDFARKTYEKLLGRKDIDSTFRKRPATILGAPQLAWTHDRAVELDYHVRRLAVPGPGRIDQLVELASGLHSTLLDRHRPLWEIHLIEGLTDGRFAVYSKMHHALIDGVSAQRLLQRTLTSDQSSAVTRVPWDLPRAPRKHAAEASGARDTARNLLSAAASGTSLLRAARAALLQQQLTLPFEAPRTMFNVPIGGARRSAVRSWSLERLQQVKKATRSTVNDVALTMSAGALRRYLIERDALPDKPLIAMVPISLRSDEDHETNGVKVGAVLCNLGTDVADPLDRLRVIGESMRKSKEVYRSLSSIQAMALSGLMLSPLAVNLVPALIPWANPTFNVVISNVPGQREPMYWNGARLDANYPLSIPFDGQAVNITLTSTAGNLDFGLVGCRRSVPQLHRLLDHLEDSLAELEHAAA, from the coding sequence ATGGAATTCATCGCGCCTGCCGATGCCGTCTTTCTTCTCGCCGAATCCCGCGAACACCCGATGCATGTCGGTTCACTGCAACTCTTCGAACCGCCGGAAGAGGCGGGCCCCGATTTCGCCAGGAAGACCTACGAAAAACTACTGGGCCGCAAGGACATCGATTCCACCTTCCGCAAGCGTCCGGCAACAATTCTCGGGGCGCCGCAGCTGGCGTGGACGCACGACCGGGCCGTCGAGCTCGACTATCACGTCCGGCGGCTGGCCGTTCCCGGTCCCGGACGGATCGATCAACTGGTCGAGTTGGCCTCTGGGCTGCACAGCACACTGCTGGATCGGCATCGCCCGCTGTGGGAGATCCATCTGATCGAAGGTCTGACCGACGGGCGGTTCGCGGTGTACTCGAAGATGCATCACGCGTTGATCGACGGCGTCTCCGCCCAGCGCCTCCTACAGCGCACGCTGACCAGCGACCAGTCCTCGGCCGTGACCCGGGTGCCGTGGGACCTGCCCCGCGCACCGCGCAAGCACGCGGCGGAGGCGTCGGGTGCGCGCGACACGGCACGAAATCTGTTGTCGGCGGCGGCTTCCGGCACGTCGCTGCTGCGCGCCGCCCGCGCTGCACTGCTCCAGCAGCAGTTGACCCTGCCGTTCGAGGCCCCGCGCACCATGTTCAATGTGCCGATCGGGGGCGCGCGCCGATCGGCGGTCCGGTCCTGGTCGCTGGAGCGGCTCCAGCAGGTGAAGAAGGCAACCCGCTCGACGGTCAACGATGTCGCGCTCACCATGTCGGCGGGGGCGCTGCGCAGGTATCTGATCGAACGAGATGCTTTGCCGGACAAGCCGTTGATCGCGATGGTGCCGATATCGCTGCGGTCCGACGAGGACCACGAGACCAACGGTGTCAAGGTCGGCGCCGTCCTGTGCAATCTCGGCACGGACGTCGCCGATCCGCTGGATCGGCTGCGTGTCATCGGCGAATCGATGCGCAAGAGCAAGGAGGTCTACCGCTCGTTGTCGAGCATCCAGGCGATGGCGCTGTCCGGACTGATGCTCAGTCCCCTCGCCGTCAATCTCGTGCCCGCACTCATCCCGTGGGCCAACCCGACGTTCAACGTCGTCATCTCGAATGTGCCGGGCCAGCGCGAGCCCATGTACTGGAACGGCGCGCGCCTCGACGCCAACTACCCGTTGTCGATCCCGTTCGACGGCCAAGCCGTGAACATCACGCTGACCTCCACCGCGGGCAATCTTGACTTCGGTCTAGTCGGCTGCCGCCGCAGCGTGCCGCAGCTGCACCGGCTGCTCGATCACCTGGAGGACTCCCTCGCCGAACTGGAGCACGCCGCCGCCTGA
- the dnaB gene encoding replicative DNA helicase: protein MTATDDRREHTNFPPEPPGEDFGRQPPHDMAAEQSVLGGMLLSKDAIADVVEVIRPGDFYRPAHQAVYDTILDLYGRGEPADPVTVAAGLDRRGELKRIGGAPYLVTLTQTVPTAANAGYYAEIVAEKAILRRLVEAGTRIVQYGYAGADGQDIAEVVDRAQAEVYEVTERRTTEDFLPLEELLQPTMDEIDSIASRGGISLGVPTGFTELDEVTNGLHPGQMIIVAARPGVGKALALDTRLPTPTGWTTLGEVRVGDELLDAEGFPTRVVAATDVMSGRPCYEVEFSDGSVLVADEQHQWLTETRSSRRSKRTFAQVRTTGEIASTLRCETADRRLNHSVTNAGPLQLPARTLPVPPYTLGAWLGDRTSAAAQLTCADPEIVARIEAEGIVAVPSPSARSRYQLRLPADEPITARECAVCGKEFVPFTNEVRTCGRSCGGKAPFRSTSVPAPCCPNCGGRSIGLRLCEKCRNTVGSVQARLRTLGVLGNKHIPIDYLRASERQRRALLAGLLDTDGTVTHSGSVQFCATNSQLVRDVQELIVSLGYRCHSSTRSVRGRSEESSTAYTITFATDDEVFGLHRKVVLHKERRASRSTVRWNARFVVDVRRVDSVPVRCVEVDNADHLYLAGSSMIPTHNSTLGMDFMRSCSIKHGLASVIFSLEMSRTEIVMRLLSAEAKIKLGDMRSGRMSDDDWTKLARRMSEISEAPLFVDDSPNLTMMEIRAKARRLKQRHDLKLVVVDYLQLMTSGKKVESRQQEVSDFSRNLKLLAKELEVPVVAISQLNRGPEQRTDKRPMVSDLRESGSLEQDADMVILLHRPDAFERDDPRGGEADLILGKHRNGPTATITVAHQLHLSRFVDMARG from the coding sequence GTGACAGCCACTGATGACCGCCGCGAGCACACGAATTTTCCGCCCGAACCCCCCGGTGAAGACTTCGGCCGCCAGCCCCCGCACGACATGGCGGCCGAGCAGTCGGTCCTCGGGGGCATGCTCTTGAGCAAAGACGCGATCGCCGATGTCGTCGAGGTGATCCGCCCCGGCGATTTCTACCGTCCGGCTCATCAAGCCGTCTACGACACCATCCTCGATCTCTACGGCCGCGGTGAACCCGCCGACCCGGTGACCGTCGCCGCGGGCCTGGACCGCCGCGGTGAGCTCAAGCGCATCGGCGGCGCGCCCTATCTGGTCACGCTCACTCAGACCGTGCCCACCGCCGCCAACGCTGGCTACTACGCCGAGATCGTCGCCGAGAAGGCGATCCTGCGCCGTCTGGTCGAAGCGGGCACCCGCATCGTCCAGTACGGCTACGCGGGCGCCGACGGCCAGGACATCGCCGAGGTGGTCGATCGCGCCCAGGCCGAGGTCTACGAGGTCACCGAGCGCCGCACCACCGAGGACTTCCTCCCGCTCGAGGAACTCCTGCAACCGACGATGGACGAAATCGACTCCATCGCCAGCCGCGGCGGCATCTCCCTCGGCGTTCCCACCGGCTTCACCGAACTCGACGAAGTCACCAACGGCCTCCATCCCGGCCAGATGATCATCGTCGCGGCGCGACCCGGCGTAGGCAAAGCGCTTGCCCTCGACACCCGGCTGCCCACGCCCACCGGCTGGACCACCCTGGGTGAAGTCCGGGTCGGCGACGAATTGCTCGATGCCGAGGGCTTTCCCACTCGTGTGGTGGCAGCTACCGATGTCATGTCCGGACGCCCCTGCTACGAAGTCGAGTTCTCCGACGGCAGCGTGCTCGTCGCGGACGAACAGCACCAATGGCTCACCGAGACCAGGTCATCCCGGCGATCGAAGCGAACCTTCGCCCAGGTGCGGACCACCGGCGAGATCGCGAGCACGCTGCGGTGCGAGACGGCCGATCGCAGGCTCAATCACTCGGTCACCAACGCCGGCCCGCTGCAGCTGCCCGCACGCACCTTGCCGGTGCCGCCTTACACACTGGGCGCTTGGCTCGGCGACAGAACATCCGCGGCCGCACAGCTGACGTGTGCCGATCCGGAGATTGTCGCGCGCATCGAAGCTGAGGGAATCGTCGCCGTGCCATCGCCGTCGGCGCGGTCGCGCTATCAACTCCGGTTGCCTGCCGACGAGCCGATCACCGCTCGCGAGTGCGCGGTCTGTGGAAAGGAATTCGTTCCTTTCACGAACGAGGTCCGCACCTGTGGGCGGTCCTGCGGCGGAAAGGCGCCGTTCCGCTCCACTTCGGTCCCCGCGCCATGCTGCCCGAATTGCGGCGGGCGGTCGATCGGTCTGCGCCTGTGCGAGAAGTGCCGAAACACCGTCGGCAGCGTGCAGGCGCGTCTCCGGACGCTCGGCGTCCTCGGGAACAAGCACATCCCCATCGACTACCTGCGGGCGTCCGAACGGCAACGTCGTGCGCTCCTGGCAGGTCTGCTGGACACCGACGGCACCGTGACGCACAGCGGCTCGGTGCAGTTCTGCGCCACCAACTCACAACTCGTTCGGGACGTGCAGGAGCTGATCGTCAGCCTCGGCTACCGCTGCCACAGCTCCACCAGAAGCGTCCGCGGTCGGTCCGAAGAATCATCCACCGCGTATACCATCACGTTCGCTACCGACGACGAGGTATTCGGCCTGCATCGAAAGGTCGTCCTGCACAAAGAGCGGCGCGCGAGCCGCAGCACTGTGCGATGGAACGCACGGTTCGTCGTGGACGTGCGCCGGGTCGACAGCGTTCCGGTACGTTGCGTCGAAGTGGACAACGCCGACCATCTGTATTTGGCCGGAAGCTCGATGATTCCCACGCACAATTCCACGCTGGGCATGGATTTCATGCGTAGTTGCTCGATCAAGCACGGACTCGCCAGTGTCATTTTCTCGCTGGAAATGAGCCGCACCGAGATCGTCATGCGCCTGCTCTCCGCCGAAGCGAAGATCAAGCTGGGCGATATGCGCTCCGGGCGAATGAGCGACGATGACTGGACCAAACTGGCGCGGAGGATGAGCGAGATCAGCGAAGCACCACTGTTCGTGGACGATTCGCCGAACCTCACCATGATGGAGATCCGCGCGAAGGCACGGCGACTCAAGCAACGCCACGATCTGAAGCTCGTTGTGGTGGACTACCTCCAGCTGATGACCTCCGGCAAAAAGGTCGAATCCCGCCAGCAGGAAGTCTCGGACTTCTCCCGAAACCTGAAGTTGCTGGCGAAGGAGCTCGAAGTCCCGGTGGTCGCGATCAGTCAGCTGAACCGTGGTCCCGAACAGCGAACCGACAAGCGCCCCATGGTGTCCGATTTGCGCGAGTCCGGCTCGCTGGAACAAGATGCCGACATGGTCATCCTGTTGCACCGCCCCGACGCTTTCGAGCGCGATGACCCGCGTGGCGGTGAAGCCGACCTGATTCTCGGCAAGCATCGTAACGGCCCGACAGCGACGATCACCGTCGCACACCAGCTGCACCTCTCGCGGTTCGTGGATATGGCTCGCGGCTGA
- a CDS encoding M15 family metallopeptidase: MSSVRSFQRLGSLALACSVAVMISACGEDRHADAPVTGAAAFVSITDVDPTIMVETRYFGQHNFIGARVTGYEAPHCLLTRQAAAALARVQQELRPMNLTLKTYDCYRPQRAVDQFVAWAKDLGDVKMQKEFYPTVEKANLLRDGYIAKKSGHSRGSTVDLAIVALPAAAPEQYRDGDPLRECFLPADQRFHDNILDFGTGYDCFDPSAHTAAWAVGGTQRALRTLLTNLMDEHGFANLAEEWWHFTLKEEPFPQTYFDFPVR, translated from the coding sequence ATGAGTTCTGTTCGGTCGTTCCAGCGCCTCGGCTCGTTGGCGCTCGCCTGTTCGGTGGCGGTGATGATCTCGGCTTGCGGGGAGGATCGTCATGCCGATGCGCCGGTGACGGGTGCGGCGGCATTCGTTTCGATCACAGATGTCGATCCGACGATCATGGTCGAGACTCGCTATTTCGGGCAGCACAACTTCATCGGCGCCAGAGTGACCGGCTACGAGGCACCCCACTGTCTGTTGACTCGGCAGGCGGCGGCAGCTCTGGCGCGGGTGCAGCAGGAATTGCGGCCGATGAACCTCACGCTGAAGACCTACGACTGTTACCGCCCGCAGCGTGCCGTCGATCAATTCGTGGCGTGGGCAAAAGATCTCGGTGATGTGAAGATGCAGAAGGAGTTCTACCCCACCGTGGAGAAGGCGAACCTGCTCCGGGACGGCTACATCGCCAAGAAGTCCGGTCACAGTAGAGGAAGCACGGTGGATCTCGCAATCGTCGCACTGCCCGCGGCCGCACCCGAACAGTATCGAGACGGTGATCCGCTACGCGAATGCTTCCTCCCTGCCGATCAGCGGTTCCACGACAATATCCTCGATTTCGGCACCGGCTACGACTGCTTCGACCCCTCGGCACACACCGCAGCCTGGGCCGTCGGCGGCACCCAACGAGCACTCCGCACGCTCCTGACGAATCTGATGGACGAGCATGGATTCGCCAACCTCGCCGAGGAATGGTGGCATTTCACCCTGAAGGAAGAGCCCTTCCCGCAGACCTACTTCGACTTCCCCGTGCGCTGA
- a CDS encoding DMT family transporter: protein MTRRGWALFLAMGVIWGVPYAMIRIAVEDLDPIVVAFGRTLIGGLLLLPIALYTKALAPVFRRWRPLLLYTLVEITGPWFLIGYAETTLNSSTVGLLIAAVPLITVVIVTKLGHERFDARRVAGLLVGFAGVATLVGLDIDLSNPAAIGAIGLTTIGYAVGPIVINRALADLPPMGVVAGSLLLAAAIYAPFAGWLWPSRITADSAWSVLGLAVVCTASAFLFFFALIAEVGPARATVVTYINPAVAILLGVTALDEPLTAGMLIGFPLVVLGSFFGTARSRDKAGPDAVPTAPKAVAGLPER, encoded by the coding sequence ATGACGCGACGCGGGTGGGCGCTGTTCTTGGCGATGGGTGTGATCTGGGGCGTGCCGTACGCGATGATCCGGATCGCGGTGGAGGATCTCGACCCGATCGTCGTCGCATTCGGGCGCACCCTGATCGGCGGGTTGCTCTTGTTGCCGATCGCGCTGTACACCAAGGCGCTCGCACCCGTGTTCCGCCGCTGGCGGCCGCTACTGCTCTACACGCTGGTGGAGATCACCGGGCCGTGGTTCCTGATCGGGTACGCCGAGACCACGCTCAACAGCTCGACCGTAGGGCTGCTGATCGCGGCGGTTCCGCTGATCACCGTGGTGATCGTGACCAAACTCGGCCACGAGCGGTTCGATGCGCGCCGGGTGGCTGGGCTGTTGGTCGGGTTCGCGGGCGTCGCCACGCTCGTCGGCCTGGACATCGATCTGTCGAATCCGGCTGCCATCGGCGCGATCGGGCTGACGACGATCGGGTACGCGGTCGGCCCGATCGTCATCAACCGCGCGCTGGCCGACCTGCCTCCGATGGGCGTGGTAGCCGGCTCGCTGCTGCTCGCCGCGGCGATCTATGCCCCGTTCGCGGGCTGGCTGTGGCCGTCGCGCATCACCGCCGACTCGGCCTGGTCGGTGCTCGGCCTCGCCGTCGTCTGCACGGCCTCGGCGTTCCTGTTCTTCTTCGCACTGATCGCCGAGGTCGGACCGGCGCGCGCGACGGTTGTCACCTACATCAATCCGGCGGTGGCGATCCTGCTCGGCGTCACGGCGCTCGACGAGCCGCTGACCGCGGGCATGCTGATCGGCTTCCCGCTGGTTGTCCTCGGCTCGTTCTTCGGCACCGCCCGCAGCCGCGACAAGGCAGGACCGGACGCGGTCCCCACCGCGCCGAAGGCCGTCGCTGGATTACCCGAGAGGTAA